TAAGCTATCCGAAAGGCGCCGTCCTGACCCGCGGAGACCTCGCGTCGTACGTCTATTCGATCATCGGCACGAGCGGGAACACGACTACGTTCCTGGGCTTGAACGAACAGTGCAGGACGAGCCTTTCGTACGACACGGCCGCGGACAAGTACACGGAGTACTACTCCAACGGCATGCGGATGTTGTACGCCGTGGCAGGATCCGATCCGACGAAGTACAGCGTCGAAAGCGCGATCGACCCTGTTGGGAACAAGCATTCGTACAGCTACGACGCCAACGGAAACCTGGAATCGATCGAGGTTCCGGGCGGTCGGTTGCTTACGTTCGCGTACGTCTCCAGTTCCCCGACGTCGCTCCTGCAGAGCGCGACGGACTGGGCCGGCCGGACTTGGTCGTTCACGTACGACGCGAACCGGAACCTCGTTTCGCTGACGGTTCCGACCGGATGTGAGACGGGGTACGCGTACACGAACGTCTCGACCGGTCATGCGTCCTTTGCGACCGTCCTGTACAGCGTCACGGACCCGCGAGGCTTCTTGACGTCGTACGCCTACGACTCCGACCTCCAGGTCGTGGGCATGTACCTCGGAGCTGGCGCAGTTTGGAACTATGCCTACGACCGGCCGAACAGCCGGACCGTAGTCACCAGCCCGACGGGAGGCTTGACGACCTACAACTACGGTCCGACGACGGGTCAGGTCTCGGTGGTGGAGACTCCGGACGGGGTCGTCGAGTCATTGACGTACGACGCCAACGGTTATCTCGCTTCCTCGAGGAAGCAGTTAGGCGTTGCGACGAGCTGGACCTACGACCGCTTCGGTCTCGTACAGACAGAAACGGACGCACTGGGAAAGGTCAAGACGTTCGAGTACGACCAGTGGCTCAACCTCACAAAGGTGACGGACGCACTCGGCAACGTTTGGACGTTCGTCTACACGGACGGTGTCACTTCCGCTAGCGCGCGACGCCTTTTCGCCTCCGTCGATCCCTTAGACAACAGGACGACGAACAGCTATACGGCAGAGGGGCTCCTTCAAACGACGAAGGATCCCAGAGGACTGGTGACGACCTTCGCCTACGACGCGTTCGGCAACCTTGCGAGCGTCACGTACCGCGACGGTGGGGTGGTGACGAATTCCTACGACACGCTCGGCCGCCTGACTATGCAGGCTGACCAACTGAACCGTGTGACCACCTTCGCCTACGACGCAGCCGATAACTTGGTCGGGCGCACCGGGCCCTACGACGGAGCGGGGTCACCCGGCGCGGCGACACCGGTCTGGACGTACGTCTTCGACCAGTGCCTGATGACCGCCGAAGTCGACCCATTGGGGAACAGGACATCGTATACGTTCGGGAGGTACTCCAACAAGACGACGGTCAAAGACGCGCTTGGAAACGTTACCAGTTTCGGTTTCGACCCTATGGGGTACGTTGTCAGCGTTACCGACGCGCTCCTCAACGTCACGACGTACGAATATGACATCGCGAAGCGGCTCACGACGCTGACCGATCAACTAGAGTTCACGACCACGTACGCGTACGACCTTGCAGGCCGTCAGACGACCGTCACCGATGCCCGAGGCCATTCGGTCTACACGCAGTTCGACGGCCGCAACAACGTCACGACCGTCACAGACGCGCTCGGCAAGAAGACCACGTTCGGCTATGACGACCTCGGAAGACAGGTCCAGGTGACGGATCCGCTCGGTAACGTGTCATCGACCGTGTTCGATGCCGCAGGAAGGGTCAAAGCGTCTGTCGACCCCATGGGTGGCCGCACCACGTATTCCTTCGACAAAGCGGGGAACGTGGTGACAGTGATTGACGCGAACCAGAAGGTCACCACGAATACGTTTTCGGGCACTTCTAACCGTTTGGTGTCCGTGACCGACGCCAATGGGAACACGACGGGCTACCAATACGACCTTGCCGGTCAGCAAACGACGATCATCGATCCTGCCGGCGGGACGATCGTGACCTCGTACACGGTCGAGGGATGGCGCCGCTCCATTCAGAACGAGATCGGGAAGGCGACGACGACCTCATACGATAAGAAGGGCCGCCCCGTGACCGTCATCAACGCCCGGTCGAGGATCAAGACCATCACGTACGACGCCCTTGACCGCGTCGTTAGCCTTCAGTACCAGAGCGGAGACGTCGCTACGATGGCCTACGATGTGCTTGGCAGGCGGACAACGCTTCAGGATTGGGTCGGCGTGACGACATACGTCTTCTCCAAGCGCGGAGAACTGACCGACGAGACGCAAGTGGGGAACAGGATCCAGCGGATGTTCGACGCCGTCGGAAACCGGACGACGCTCATCGATCCGGACGGCGGGTCGTTCGCCTACGCGTACGACGCGAACGACCGTCTTGTCAGCCTCACAGACCCAGGTGCCGGTACGACGACGATCGCGTACGACGACGCGGGCAGCCGGATCGGCATGAAACTTCCCAACGGATCCAGGCGACAGTACCAGTACGACAAGTCCGGCCGGTTGACGACCCAAGTGGAGCTCGACGCTGGCGGGACACCGATCATGACGATGGTGGACTCGTACGACAACGTCGGCAACCGCACCAGGCGGGACAAGGACTCGGTCGTCACATCGTGGTCCTACGACGACGGTTACCGCCTCACTGGCCAGCAAACGAACGGCGCTTGGGCGACCTTCGCTTACGACACTCGGGGCAACATCAAAGTCAAGCACCATCAAGGTACGAACCCGATGAGTTTCACGCTCGATGCGGCCAACCGCCTCGTGACGATGCTGCAGGGAACGACCAAGACCACGTACGCATACGACGACAACGGCAATCTGGTGCACGAAAACGCCCCGTTCAACGCGTATTCGTTCGTTTACGACGATGAAGACAGGTTGCTCGTGGAAAACTCCTTAAGCGCATCGCCGAGCCTGTCGACCTACGCTTACAATGCGGACGGGCTCCGACAGACGGCGGTTCCTGCAGCGGTCTCGCCAGTCAAAACGACGTTCGTCTGGGACGGGACCGACTATCTCGGTGAGTATTGATAGAATGGAGGCAAGGCCATGGCGATGAAGGCCCGGTACACGGTGGCGGACGGCGAGGTCGTCTCCGAGGTGAGGGGCGGGGTGCGGAAGGACTACGTCCCCGACCCGCTTGGATCGACCGTGGCCCTGCTCGACAACGCGCAATCGGTGACCGATTCTTGGGAGTACTGGCCGTACGGCGAACTCAGGTCCGGCTCCAGCGCGACACCGTTCCAGTACGTGGGCACCCTCGGCTACTACAAGGACACGAGCCGCCGGACGTACGTCAGGGCTCGGCATTATCGGCAAAGCCAGGCGAGATGGCAGACAATAGATCCACTGTGGCCAAGAGCTGGATATACTGGGTACGACGTGGGCAACCCTTTAAACGACATTGATCCCTCGGGATTAGAGCCACGAGGGAAATGCGAATTGTCTTTCTTTTGTATTCCCCTAGGCCTTGGCGCCAAGTCTTGCATGCTCTGTCTTACCAAACAGGTTAGAAATAAGGTAATCATAATCAAGTGCTGGCCAGCGGGCTCTGGAGGACACGGAGATCCCATTCCTAAGGGCTGCTGGTGCTTCAACCAATCCAACTGGGTTAATCGATTGCAGCTTGGTCGTCCCTCGCGAGCATGGGGAGAAGGCAAC
The Armatimonadota bacterium DNA segment above includes these coding regions:
- a CDS encoding RHS repeat protein, producing the protein MHEKSIPRSRTPEGLPDYGDPLVAQRQHPHRPSPDPVTGNLVIDPEIRLKALGFDIDISFYYSSQNDKDDVCGRGRWSNAFQQIVSYPKGAVLTRGDLASYVYSIIGTSGNTTTFLGLNEQCRTSLSYDTAADKYTEYYSNGMRMLYAVAGSDPTKYSVESAIDPVGNKHSYSYDANGNLESIEVPGGRLLTFAYVSSSPTSLLQSATDWAGRTWSFTYDANRNLVSLTVPTGCETGYAYTNVSTGHASFATVLYSVTDPRGFLTSYAYDSDLQVVGMYLGAGAVWNYAYDRPNSRTVVTSPTGGLTTYNYGPTTGQVSVVETPDGVVESLTYDANGYLASSRKQLGVATSWTYDRFGLVQTETDALGKVKTFEYDQWLNLTKVTDALGNVWTFVYTDGVTSASARRLFASVDPLDNRTTNSYTAEGLLQTTKDPRGLVTTFAYDAFGNLASVTYRDGGVVTNSYDTLGRLTMQADQLNRVTTFAYDAADNLVGRTGPYDGAGSPGAATPVWTYVFDQCLMTAEVDPLGNRTSYTFGRYSNKTTVKDALGNVTSFGFDPMGYVVSVTDALLNVTTYEYDIAKRLTTLTDQLEFTTTYAYDLAGRQTTVTDARGHSVYTQFDGRNNVTTVTDALGKKTTFGYDDLGRQVQVTDPLGNVSSTVFDAAGRVKASVDPMGGRTTYSFDKAGNVVTVIDANQKVTTNTFSGTSNRLVSVTDANGNTTGYQYDLAGQQTTIIDPAGGTIVTSYTVEGWRRSIQNEIGKATTTSYDKKGRPVTVINARSRIKTITYDALDRVVSLQYQSGDVATMAYDVLGRRTTLQDWVGVTTYVFSKRGELTDETQVGNRIQRMFDAVGNRTTLIDPDGGSFAYAYDANDRLVSLTDPGAGTTTIAYDDAGSRIGMKLPNGSRRQYQYDKSGRLTTQVELDAGGTPIMTMVDSYDNVGNRTRRDKDSVVTSWSYDDGYRLTGQQTNGAWATFAYDTRGNIKVKHHQGTNPMSFTLDAANRLVTMLQGTTKTTYAYDDNGNLVHENAPFNAYSFVYDDEDRLLVENSLSASPSLSTYAYNADGLRQTAVPAAVSPVKTTFVWDGTDYLGEY